In Plasmodium gaboni strain SY75 chromosome 7, whole genome shotgun sequence, the following are encoded in one genomic region:
- a CDS encoding hypothetical protein (conserved Plasmodium protein, unknown function): MLKKFFVFITFLVFIINYIHCDIIIVDSNKDIQGFDPNSVLNLSENVFNIFLDTKTNNSDIKTVYSSIFSNSKVTIDGTCSSMKELIKGRSLKYLDELGTEEYINSDDVFNFSIFVYTVNGQPDIIQQVYKKHPNYISYIITCKESELFDNIDDAKDNKNVFHTNPNILSQLMIVFLIFFFLFIGFYFLINISTPKIYEEKQLIINKEH, from the exons atgttaaaaaagttttttgtttttataacCTTCCTTGTTTTCATCATAAATTATATCCATTgtgatataataatagtagA TTCCAATAAAGATATCCAAGGATTTGATCCAAATTCAGTTTTAAACTTGTCTGAG aatgtatttaacatatttttaGATACCAAA aCGAACAACAGTGATATTAAAACAGTCTATTCAAGTATTTTTAGT AATTCCAAGGTGACAATAGATGGAACCTGTTCATCTATGAAAGAATTAATTAAAGGAAGAAGCCTAAAGTATTTAg ATGAATTGGGTACTgaggaatatataaattcaGATGAT gTCTTTAATTTTTCCATTTTTGTATATACTGTTAATGGACAACCAG ataTTATACAACAAGTTTATAAGAAACATCCAAATTATATTAGCTATATAATAACGTGCAAGGAAAGTGAACTTTTTGACAATATTGACGACGCcaaagataataaaaatgttttcCATACCAATCCA AATATTTTATCCCAGTTAATGATTgtctttttaatattttttttcctctTTATTGGattttactttttaataaatataagcacaccaaaaatatatgaggaaaaacaattaataataaataaagaacattaa
- a CDS encoding hypothetical protein (conserved Plasmodium protein, unknown function) — MEDEENNIKGCSNMNGSNDKVENNERQNEGEKNNMNELKGENNVINEEKMKEISDKYIKYLECIKNNWSSSQASKLLNKNLIKYISQRFLYMSSSLKVRVLTSFFYIPDKLRKESEPYLLLISSSAEIDGNGWVKKFSRILKPYIKTGVIDIKEIDSQTMHRILNYIDQENEKKKKHKKSYFHNKKELEYIHMCDPINELKNLENKNIIHLDEYKMFTPSKNFDGLFSSIIKKGINEFKS; from the exons ATGGAAGATGAGgagaataatataaaaggGTGTTCTAATATGAATGGTTCAAATGACAAGGTGGAAAATAATGAAAGACAAAATGAAGGAGAAAAGAACAATATGAATGAATTAAAAGGAGAGAACAATGttataaatgaagaaaaaatgaaagaGATAAgtgataaatatattaaatatttagaatgtataaaaaacaaCTGGTCGTCATCTCAGGCATCAAAacttttaaataaaaatttaataaagtATATATCACAAagatttttatatatgtctAGTTCATTAAAAGTAAGAGTGTTAACaagttttttttatatacctgataaattaagaaaagaaagtgaaccatatttattattaatttcttcAAGTGCAGAAATTGATGGTAATGGATGGGTAAAGAAATTTAGCAGAATTTTAAAGCCGTATATTAAAACAGGTGTTATCgatataaaagaaattgATAGTCAAACAATGCATCgtatattaaattatatcGATCAAGAAAAcgagaaaaaaaaaaaacataaaaagtcttattttcataataaaaaagaattagaatatatacatatgtgTGATCcaataaatgaattaaaaaatttagaaaataaaaatataatacatttggatgaatataaaatgtttaCTCCTTCCAAAAACTTCGATGGGCTCTTTTCATCG ataattaaaaagggaataaatgaatttaaAAGCTGA